One window of the Populus nigra chromosome 4, ddPopNigr1.1, whole genome shotgun sequence genome contains the following:
- the LOC133692560 gene encoding probable serine/threonine protein kinase IRE4 isoform X1: MFPLQKDRKSKTSVNWFVTFFLEEISKMTEPSSEELTAEATNGIPTGLNRIKTRRVSSKEQLSSKPDELTESKTHVVASSRPPVKDKQKPMAQGRGKSASFKADSRKGKSIAQWITSYLSKESIQVINDVSPNVEEGNLEAKTPDRKERAGTEFTSGCNYLNEEISSSENPNRSKVSKGLKSFSHELGPKGGISPAQPRAHSYSDLKELLGSLHSRFDAAKAVANTELASLIGDAMDVLEKTDFSLQEEQKLAVDLLTLSRFCMEMKCSQFRTKCEDIVQDLTEKRQQCQTGILKWLFTRMLFILTRCTRLLQFQKDSEPIDEKSLRKLKKCLESVPSVEMSWAAKRGIADSDSGYALNQKVDVKQKLQGQIAASSLPAEIYCCSEQPTDQSDLNSNKDSLFLEQKLQSQKSKNDSVSQVQHFCQGNNSSAGNISYNQNCSSLHEQGQNLDDPIDNQGRVLDGSDLVICRICEEIVPISHLESHSYICAYADKCDLNFLDIDERLSNLEEILEQIIDSRNMNFHPSYGSPENLRVQSTNSVITEGQSPKISEWRNRGVEGMFEDIHEMDTAFIDDSHSPSVNFKGHLGAKLPYHGASSPAGSMTSISSANTPRAGHFDSFWLEHNNPPELEDVQQMIDLADIARCVAGTDLSKEGSSEFLLACMQDLQDVLQHSKLKALVIDTFGGRIEKLLREKYILACDLMDTKSPIIDERSKENLRLPFDNASQSSAASTPVHVSNKERTSIDDFEIIKPISRGAFGKVFLARKRTTGDLFAIKVLKKLDMLRKNDVQRILAERNILITVRNPFVVRFFYSFTCRDNLYLVMEYLIGGDLYSLLRKVGCLEEDIARIYIAELVLALEDLHSHGIVHRDLKPDNILIAHDGHIKLTDFGLSKIGLINSTIDLSGSDTDRNASSDPPNPNAQQTEDRNRHSAVGTPDYLAPEILLGTEHGYAADWWSVGIILFEFITGIPPFTAERPEIIFDNILNRKIPWPSVPDDMSYEAQDLINRLIIHNPSQRLGANGSTEVKAHPFFRGVDWDNLALQKAAFVPNPNSVDDTSYFVSRFPQMSVGMPNDNASSHSDSDMHDSSSNSGVEMDECGDLADFDSSPLDISLINFSFKNLSQLASINHDVLLGKDPAKFSPSRAAPNT, translated from the exons ATG tttccgTTACAAAAAGATCGCAAGAGCAAAACGAGTGTCAACTGGTTTGTTACCTTTTTTCTCGAAGAAATTTCTAAGATGACGGAACCGAGCAGCGAAGAATTAACAGCAGAGGCTACTAATGGAATTCCAACGGGGCTGAATCGGATTAAGACTCGACGAGTATCATCGAAGGAACAACTGAGCTCAAAACCTGACGAGTTGACTGAGTCTAAGACTCATGTCGTAGCTTCTTCAAGGCCTCCTGTGAAGGATAAACAGAAACCGATGGCTCAGGGTCGTGGAAAGAGCGCTTCTTTCAAAGCAG ATTCCCGTAAAGGAAAGAGCATAGCTCAATGGATCACATCTTATTTATCAAAGGAATCCATTCAAGTTATTAATGATGTTTCTCCAAATGTTGAG GAGGGGAATTTGGAAGCTAAGACGCCTGATAGAAAGGAGCGTGCAGGAACTGAATTTACCAGTGGATGCAATTATTTAAACGAGGAAATTTCTTCATCAGAGAATCCAAACCGGAGTAAAGTGTCAAAAGGCTTAAAAAGCTTTTCCCATGAATTAGGACCAAAGGGTGGCATTTCTCCTGCCCAACCACGGGCTCATAGCTACAGTGATTTGAAG GAGCTGTTGGGTTCATTGCATTCAAGATTTGATGCTGCTAAAGCAGTAGCAAACACAGAGCTGGCTAGTTTAATCGGGGATGCCATGGATGTCCTTGAGAAAACTGACTTCTCCTTGCAAGAAGAGCAGAAATTGGCTGTAGATCTTCTGACACTGTCTCGATTCTGTATGGAGATGAAGTGTTCACAGTTTCGTACGAAATGTGAAGACATTGTTCAAGATCTGACAGAGAAAAGGCAACAGTGTCAAACAGGAATCCTCAAGTGGCTGTTTACTCGCATGCTTTTCATATTGACACGCTGCACAAGGCTATTACAGTTCCAGAAAGACAGTGAACCAATTGATGAGAAATCTCTtcgtaaattgaaaaaatgtcTGGAAAGTGTCCCTTCTGTTGAAATGAGCTGGGCTGCCAAGCGTGGGATTGCTGATTCTGATAGTGGTTATGCTTTAAATCAGAAAGTTGATGTAAAGCAAAAGTTGCAGGGACAAATTGCTGCGTCTTCTCTCCCTGCAGAAATATATTGCTGCTCTGAACAGCCAACTGATCAGAGTGACTTGAATTCCAACAAGGATTCTCTGTTTTTGGAACAAAAGTTGCAAtcacaaaaatccaaaaatgacTCAGTTTCACAAGTGCAACATTTTTGTCAGGGCAATAACAGTTCTGCTGGGAATATTAGTTACAATCAGAACTGTAGTTCGCTTCATGAGCAGGGACAAAATTTAGATGATCCTATTGACAACCAGGGGCGAGTTCTAGACGGATCTGATTTAGTAATCTGTAGGATATGCGAAGAAATTGTTCCAATTTCTCATCTCGAATCCCATTCTTATATATGTGCATATGCAGATAAATGTGACTTAAATTTCCTAGACATAGATGAACGCCTCTCAAACCTTGAAGAGATACTGGAGCAGATTATCGACTCGCGCAATATGAATTTTCATCCATCATATGGCAGTCCTGAAAATTTGAGAGTACAAAGTACAAACTCTGTCATTACTGAAGGTCAGTCTCCCAAAATAAGTGAATGGAGAAATAGAGGCGTTGAAGGGATGTTTGAGGACATACATGAGATGGACACTGCGTTTATAGATGATTCTCACTCCCCCTCTGTTAACTTTAAAGGCCACTTGGGTGCAAAGTTACCCTACCATGGTGCATCCTCACCAGCTGGGAGCATGACATCGATTTCCTCCGCAAATACCCCCAGGGCTGGTCATTTTGATTCCTTCTGGTTAGAGCACAACAATCCTCCTGAGCTAGAAGATGTCCAGCAG ATGATTGACCTAGCAGACATAGCACGCTGTGTGGCAGGCACTGATCTTTCAAAAGAAGGGTCATCTGAATTTTTGCTCGCTTGTATGCAAGATTTGCAGGATGTTTTACAGCATAGCAAACTCAAAGCTCTTGTAATTGACACTTTTGGAGGCCGAATAGAGAAACTTCTGCG GGAAAAGTATATACTTGCTTGTGATTTAATGGATACAAAAAGTCCAATTATTGATGAGAGATCTAAGGAAAACTTGAGACTTCCATTTGATAATGCATCTCAAAGCAGTGCGGCATCGACACCTGTGCATGTATCAAATAAAGAGCGGACGAGCATTGATGATTTTGAAATCATTAAACCAATTAGTAGAGGTGCCTTTGGAAAAGTCTTTCTTGCACGCAAACGAACTACAGGAGATCTATTTGCAATAAAG GTGCTCAAGAAATTGGATATGTTACGCAAGAATGATGTTCAGCGCATATTAGCAGAGCGTAACATATTGATAACAGTTCGGAATCCATTTGTG GttcgatttttttattcattcaccTGCAGAGATAACCTGTATCTCGTTATGGAGTATCTTATTGGAGGTGATCTATACTCTTTGCTGAGAAAAGTTGGTTGCCTTGAGGAAGATATAGCTCGTATATATATTGCAGAACTG GTTCTTGCTTTAGAGGATCTCCATTCTCATGGAATTGTGCATCGTGATCTGAAACCAGACAATATATTGATTGCACATGATGGGCACATCAAG CTTACAGATTTCGGATTATCAAAAATTGGCCTTATAAACAGCACCATTGATTTATCAGGATCTGATACAGATAGAAATGCATCTTCAGATCCTCCTAATCCAAATGCTCAACAAACAGAGGACAGAAATCGGCACTCAGCAGTTGGGACGCCTGACTATCTTGCCCCTGAAATTCTTCTTGGAACTGAGCATG GTTATGCTGCAGATTGGTGGTCTGTTGGAATAatcttatttgaatttataactGGAATTCCACCTTTCACTGCTGAACGTCCTGag ATAATCTTTGACAACATTCTTAATAGAAAAATCCCTTGGCCTTCTGTTCCTGATGACATGTCATATGAGGCCCAAGACTTGATCAACAG GTTGATTATTCATAATCCAAGTCAACGGTTAGGAGCAAATGGATCGACAGAG GTCAAAGCACATCCTTTTTTCAGAGGAGTTGATTGGGACAACCTTGCTCTGCAAAAG GCTGCCTTTGTTCCAAACCCTAACAGTGTAGATGACACGAGCTATTTTGTGTCAAGGTTTCCTCAAATGTCTGTTGGAATGCCAAATGATAATGCTAGTAGCCATTCTGACAGCGACATGCATGACTCATCTTCAAATTCTGGTGTTGAG ATGGATGAATGTGGTGACCTTGCAGATTTTGATTCTTCTCCACTTGATATCTCATTGATAAATTTCTCTTTCAAG AATCTGTCACAATTGGCGTCCATCAATCATGACGTGCTCTTAGGAAAGGATCCTGCAAAGTTCTCTCCATCTAGAGCTGCGCCAAACACATAG
- the LOC133692560 gene encoding probable serine/threonine protein kinase IRE4 isoform X3, whose product MFPLQKDRKSKTSVNWFVTFFLEEISKMTEPSSEELTAEATNGIPTGLNRIKTRRVSSKEQLSSKPDELTESKTHVVASSRPPVKDKQKPMAQGRGKSASFKADSRKGKSIAQWITSYLSKESIQVINDVSPNVEEGNLEAKTPDRKERAGTEFTSGCNYLNEEISSSENPNRSKVSKGLKSFSHELGPKGGISPAQPRAHSYSDLKELLGSLHSRFDAAKAVANTELASLIGDAMDVLEKTDFSLQEEQKLAVDLLTLSRFCMEMKCSQFRTKCEDIVQDLTEKRQQCQTGILKWLFTRMLFILTRCTRLLQFQKDSEPIDEKSLRKLKKCLESVPSVEMSWAAKRGIADSDSGYALNQKVDVKQKLQGQIAASSLPAEIYCCSEQPTDQSDLNSNKDSLFLEQKLQSQKSKNDSVSQVQHFCQGNNSSAGNISYNQNCSSLHEQGQNLDDPIDNQGRVLDGSDLVICRICEEIVPISHLESHSYICAYADKCDLNFLDIDERLSNLEEILEQIIDSRNMNFHPSYGSPENLRVQSTNSVITEGQSPKISEWRNRGVEGMFEDIHEMDTAFIDDSHSPSVNFKGHLGAKLPYHGASSPAGSMTSISSANTPRAGHFDSFWLEHNNPPELEDVQQMIDLADIARCVAGTDLSKEGSSEFLLACMQDLQDVLQHSKLKALVIDTFGGRIEKLLREKYILACDLMDTKSPIIDERSKENLRLPFDNASQSSAASTPVHVSNKERTSIDDFEIIKPISRGAFGKVFLARKRTTGDLFAIKVLKKLDMLRKNDVQRILAERNILITVRNPFVVRFFYSFTCRDNLYLVMEYLIGGDLYSLLRKVGCLEEDIARIYIAELVLALEDLHSHGIVHRDLKPDNILIAHDGHIKLTDFGLSKIGLINSTIDLSGSDTDRNASSDPPNPNAQQTEDRNRHSAVGTPDYLAPEILLGTEHGYAADWWSVGIILFEFITGIPPFTAERPEIIFDNILNRKIPWPSVPDDMSYEAQDLINRLAISFEFVDYS is encoded by the exons ATG tttccgTTACAAAAAGATCGCAAGAGCAAAACGAGTGTCAACTGGTTTGTTACCTTTTTTCTCGAAGAAATTTCTAAGATGACGGAACCGAGCAGCGAAGAATTAACAGCAGAGGCTACTAATGGAATTCCAACGGGGCTGAATCGGATTAAGACTCGACGAGTATCATCGAAGGAACAACTGAGCTCAAAACCTGACGAGTTGACTGAGTCTAAGACTCATGTCGTAGCTTCTTCAAGGCCTCCTGTGAAGGATAAACAGAAACCGATGGCTCAGGGTCGTGGAAAGAGCGCTTCTTTCAAAGCAG ATTCCCGTAAAGGAAAGAGCATAGCTCAATGGATCACATCTTATTTATCAAAGGAATCCATTCAAGTTATTAATGATGTTTCTCCAAATGTTGAG GAGGGGAATTTGGAAGCTAAGACGCCTGATAGAAAGGAGCGTGCAGGAACTGAATTTACCAGTGGATGCAATTATTTAAACGAGGAAATTTCTTCATCAGAGAATCCAAACCGGAGTAAAGTGTCAAAAGGCTTAAAAAGCTTTTCCCATGAATTAGGACCAAAGGGTGGCATTTCTCCTGCCCAACCACGGGCTCATAGCTACAGTGATTTGAAG GAGCTGTTGGGTTCATTGCATTCAAGATTTGATGCTGCTAAAGCAGTAGCAAACACAGAGCTGGCTAGTTTAATCGGGGATGCCATGGATGTCCTTGAGAAAACTGACTTCTCCTTGCAAGAAGAGCAGAAATTGGCTGTAGATCTTCTGACACTGTCTCGATTCTGTATGGAGATGAAGTGTTCACAGTTTCGTACGAAATGTGAAGACATTGTTCAAGATCTGACAGAGAAAAGGCAACAGTGTCAAACAGGAATCCTCAAGTGGCTGTTTACTCGCATGCTTTTCATATTGACACGCTGCACAAGGCTATTACAGTTCCAGAAAGACAGTGAACCAATTGATGAGAAATCTCTtcgtaaattgaaaaaatgtcTGGAAAGTGTCCCTTCTGTTGAAATGAGCTGGGCTGCCAAGCGTGGGATTGCTGATTCTGATAGTGGTTATGCTTTAAATCAGAAAGTTGATGTAAAGCAAAAGTTGCAGGGACAAATTGCTGCGTCTTCTCTCCCTGCAGAAATATATTGCTGCTCTGAACAGCCAACTGATCAGAGTGACTTGAATTCCAACAAGGATTCTCTGTTTTTGGAACAAAAGTTGCAAtcacaaaaatccaaaaatgacTCAGTTTCACAAGTGCAACATTTTTGTCAGGGCAATAACAGTTCTGCTGGGAATATTAGTTACAATCAGAACTGTAGTTCGCTTCATGAGCAGGGACAAAATTTAGATGATCCTATTGACAACCAGGGGCGAGTTCTAGACGGATCTGATTTAGTAATCTGTAGGATATGCGAAGAAATTGTTCCAATTTCTCATCTCGAATCCCATTCTTATATATGTGCATATGCAGATAAATGTGACTTAAATTTCCTAGACATAGATGAACGCCTCTCAAACCTTGAAGAGATACTGGAGCAGATTATCGACTCGCGCAATATGAATTTTCATCCATCATATGGCAGTCCTGAAAATTTGAGAGTACAAAGTACAAACTCTGTCATTACTGAAGGTCAGTCTCCCAAAATAAGTGAATGGAGAAATAGAGGCGTTGAAGGGATGTTTGAGGACATACATGAGATGGACACTGCGTTTATAGATGATTCTCACTCCCCCTCTGTTAACTTTAAAGGCCACTTGGGTGCAAAGTTACCCTACCATGGTGCATCCTCACCAGCTGGGAGCATGACATCGATTTCCTCCGCAAATACCCCCAGGGCTGGTCATTTTGATTCCTTCTGGTTAGAGCACAACAATCCTCCTGAGCTAGAAGATGTCCAGCAG ATGATTGACCTAGCAGACATAGCACGCTGTGTGGCAGGCACTGATCTTTCAAAAGAAGGGTCATCTGAATTTTTGCTCGCTTGTATGCAAGATTTGCAGGATGTTTTACAGCATAGCAAACTCAAAGCTCTTGTAATTGACACTTTTGGAGGCCGAATAGAGAAACTTCTGCG GGAAAAGTATATACTTGCTTGTGATTTAATGGATACAAAAAGTCCAATTATTGATGAGAGATCTAAGGAAAACTTGAGACTTCCATTTGATAATGCATCTCAAAGCAGTGCGGCATCGACACCTGTGCATGTATCAAATAAAGAGCGGACGAGCATTGATGATTTTGAAATCATTAAACCAATTAGTAGAGGTGCCTTTGGAAAAGTCTTTCTTGCACGCAAACGAACTACAGGAGATCTATTTGCAATAAAG GTGCTCAAGAAATTGGATATGTTACGCAAGAATGATGTTCAGCGCATATTAGCAGAGCGTAACATATTGATAACAGTTCGGAATCCATTTGTG GttcgatttttttattcattcaccTGCAGAGATAACCTGTATCTCGTTATGGAGTATCTTATTGGAGGTGATCTATACTCTTTGCTGAGAAAAGTTGGTTGCCTTGAGGAAGATATAGCTCGTATATATATTGCAGAACTG GTTCTTGCTTTAGAGGATCTCCATTCTCATGGAATTGTGCATCGTGATCTGAAACCAGACAATATATTGATTGCACATGATGGGCACATCAAG CTTACAGATTTCGGATTATCAAAAATTGGCCTTATAAACAGCACCATTGATTTATCAGGATCTGATACAGATAGAAATGCATCTTCAGATCCTCCTAATCCAAATGCTCAACAAACAGAGGACAGAAATCGGCACTCAGCAGTTGGGACGCCTGACTATCTTGCCCCTGAAATTCTTCTTGGAACTGAGCATG GTTATGCTGCAGATTGGTGGTCTGTTGGAATAatcttatttgaatttataactGGAATTCCACCTTTCACTGCTGAACGTCCTGag ATAATCTTTGACAACATTCTTAATAGAAAAATCCCTTGGCCTTCTGTTCCTGATGACATGTCATATGAGGCCCAAGACTTGATCAACAGGTTGGCAATCAGCTTTGAATTT GTTGATTATTCATAA
- the LOC133692560 gene encoding probable serine/threonine protein kinase IRE4 isoform X4 — translation MFPLQKDRKSKTSVNWFVTFFLEEISKMTEPSSEELTAEATNGIPTGLNRIKTRRVSSKEQLSSKPDELTESKTHVVASSRPPVKDKQKPMAQGRGKSASFKADSRKGKSIAQWITSYLSKESIQVINDVSPNVEEGNLEAKTPDRKERAGTEFTSGCNYLNEEISSSENPNRSKVSKGLKSFSHELGPKGGISPAQPRAHSYSDLKELLGSLHSRFDAAKAVANTELASLIGDAMDVLEKTDFSLQEEQKLAVDLLTLSRFCMEMKCSQFRTKCEDIVQDLTEKRQQCQTGILKWLFTRMLFILTRCTRLLQFQKDSEPIDEKSLRKLKKCLESVPSVEMSWAAKRGIADSDSGYALNQKVDVKQKLQGQIAASSLPAEIYCCSEQPTDQSDLNSNKDSLFLEQKLQSQKSKNDSVSQVQHFCQGNNSSAGNISYNQNCSSLHEQGQNLDDPIDNQGRVLDGSDLVICRICEEIVPISHLESHSYICAYADKCDLNFLDIDERLSNLEEILEQIIDSRNMNFHPSYGSPENLRVQSTNSVITEGQSPKISEWRNRGVEGMFEDIHEMDTAFIDDSHSPSVNFKGHLGAKLPYHGASSPAGSMTSISSANTPRAGHFDSFWLEHNNPPELEDVQQMIDLADIARCVAGTDLSKEGSSEFLLACMQDLQDVLQHSKLKALVIDTFGGRIEKLLREKYILACDLMDTKSPIIDERSKENLRLPFDNASQSSAASTPVHVSNKERTSIDDFEIIKPISRGAFGKVFLARKRTTGDLFAIKVLKKLDMLRKNDVQRILAERNILITVRNPFVVRFFYSFTCRDNLYLVMEYLIGGDLYSLLRKVGCLEEDIARIYIAELVLALEDLHSHGIVHRDLKPDNILIAHDGHIKLTDFGLSKIGLINSTIDLSGSDTDRNASSDPPNPNAQQTEDRNRHSAVGTPDYLAPEILLGTEHGYAADWWSVGIILFEFITGIPPFTAERPEIIFDNILNRKIPWPSVPDDMSYEAQDLINRLPLFQTLTV, via the exons ATG tttccgTTACAAAAAGATCGCAAGAGCAAAACGAGTGTCAACTGGTTTGTTACCTTTTTTCTCGAAGAAATTTCTAAGATGACGGAACCGAGCAGCGAAGAATTAACAGCAGAGGCTACTAATGGAATTCCAACGGGGCTGAATCGGATTAAGACTCGACGAGTATCATCGAAGGAACAACTGAGCTCAAAACCTGACGAGTTGACTGAGTCTAAGACTCATGTCGTAGCTTCTTCAAGGCCTCCTGTGAAGGATAAACAGAAACCGATGGCTCAGGGTCGTGGAAAGAGCGCTTCTTTCAAAGCAG ATTCCCGTAAAGGAAAGAGCATAGCTCAATGGATCACATCTTATTTATCAAAGGAATCCATTCAAGTTATTAATGATGTTTCTCCAAATGTTGAG GAGGGGAATTTGGAAGCTAAGACGCCTGATAGAAAGGAGCGTGCAGGAACTGAATTTACCAGTGGATGCAATTATTTAAACGAGGAAATTTCTTCATCAGAGAATCCAAACCGGAGTAAAGTGTCAAAAGGCTTAAAAAGCTTTTCCCATGAATTAGGACCAAAGGGTGGCATTTCTCCTGCCCAACCACGGGCTCATAGCTACAGTGATTTGAAG GAGCTGTTGGGTTCATTGCATTCAAGATTTGATGCTGCTAAAGCAGTAGCAAACACAGAGCTGGCTAGTTTAATCGGGGATGCCATGGATGTCCTTGAGAAAACTGACTTCTCCTTGCAAGAAGAGCAGAAATTGGCTGTAGATCTTCTGACACTGTCTCGATTCTGTATGGAGATGAAGTGTTCACAGTTTCGTACGAAATGTGAAGACATTGTTCAAGATCTGACAGAGAAAAGGCAACAGTGTCAAACAGGAATCCTCAAGTGGCTGTTTACTCGCATGCTTTTCATATTGACACGCTGCACAAGGCTATTACAGTTCCAGAAAGACAGTGAACCAATTGATGAGAAATCTCTtcgtaaattgaaaaaatgtcTGGAAAGTGTCCCTTCTGTTGAAATGAGCTGGGCTGCCAAGCGTGGGATTGCTGATTCTGATAGTGGTTATGCTTTAAATCAGAAAGTTGATGTAAAGCAAAAGTTGCAGGGACAAATTGCTGCGTCTTCTCTCCCTGCAGAAATATATTGCTGCTCTGAACAGCCAACTGATCAGAGTGACTTGAATTCCAACAAGGATTCTCTGTTTTTGGAACAAAAGTTGCAAtcacaaaaatccaaaaatgacTCAGTTTCACAAGTGCAACATTTTTGTCAGGGCAATAACAGTTCTGCTGGGAATATTAGTTACAATCAGAACTGTAGTTCGCTTCATGAGCAGGGACAAAATTTAGATGATCCTATTGACAACCAGGGGCGAGTTCTAGACGGATCTGATTTAGTAATCTGTAGGATATGCGAAGAAATTGTTCCAATTTCTCATCTCGAATCCCATTCTTATATATGTGCATATGCAGATAAATGTGACTTAAATTTCCTAGACATAGATGAACGCCTCTCAAACCTTGAAGAGATACTGGAGCAGATTATCGACTCGCGCAATATGAATTTTCATCCATCATATGGCAGTCCTGAAAATTTGAGAGTACAAAGTACAAACTCTGTCATTACTGAAGGTCAGTCTCCCAAAATAAGTGAATGGAGAAATAGAGGCGTTGAAGGGATGTTTGAGGACATACATGAGATGGACACTGCGTTTATAGATGATTCTCACTCCCCCTCTGTTAACTTTAAAGGCCACTTGGGTGCAAAGTTACCCTACCATGGTGCATCCTCACCAGCTGGGAGCATGACATCGATTTCCTCCGCAAATACCCCCAGGGCTGGTCATTTTGATTCCTTCTGGTTAGAGCACAACAATCCTCCTGAGCTAGAAGATGTCCAGCAG ATGATTGACCTAGCAGACATAGCACGCTGTGTGGCAGGCACTGATCTTTCAAAAGAAGGGTCATCTGAATTTTTGCTCGCTTGTATGCAAGATTTGCAGGATGTTTTACAGCATAGCAAACTCAAAGCTCTTGTAATTGACACTTTTGGAGGCCGAATAGAGAAACTTCTGCG GGAAAAGTATATACTTGCTTGTGATTTAATGGATACAAAAAGTCCAATTATTGATGAGAGATCTAAGGAAAACTTGAGACTTCCATTTGATAATGCATCTCAAAGCAGTGCGGCATCGACACCTGTGCATGTATCAAATAAAGAGCGGACGAGCATTGATGATTTTGAAATCATTAAACCAATTAGTAGAGGTGCCTTTGGAAAAGTCTTTCTTGCACGCAAACGAACTACAGGAGATCTATTTGCAATAAAG GTGCTCAAGAAATTGGATATGTTACGCAAGAATGATGTTCAGCGCATATTAGCAGAGCGTAACATATTGATAACAGTTCGGAATCCATTTGTG GttcgatttttttattcattcaccTGCAGAGATAACCTGTATCTCGTTATGGAGTATCTTATTGGAGGTGATCTATACTCTTTGCTGAGAAAAGTTGGTTGCCTTGAGGAAGATATAGCTCGTATATATATTGCAGAACTG GTTCTTGCTTTAGAGGATCTCCATTCTCATGGAATTGTGCATCGTGATCTGAAACCAGACAATATATTGATTGCACATGATGGGCACATCAAG CTTACAGATTTCGGATTATCAAAAATTGGCCTTATAAACAGCACCATTGATTTATCAGGATCTGATACAGATAGAAATGCATCTTCAGATCCTCCTAATCCAAATGCTCAACAAACAGAGGACAGAAATCGGCACTCAGCAGTTGGGACGCCTGACTATCTTGCCCCTGAAATTCTTCTTGGAACTGAGCATG GTTATGCTGCAGATTGGTGGTCTGTTGGAATAatcttatttgaatttataactGGAATTCCACCTTTCACTGCTGAACGTCCTGag ATAATCTTTGACAACATTCTTAATAGAAAAATCCCTTGGCCTTCTGTTCCTGATGACATGTCATATGAGGCCCAAGACTTGATCAACAG GCTGCCTTTGTTCCAAACCCTAACAGTGTAG